In one window of Methanothermobacter sp. DNA:
- a CDS encoding 4Fe-4S dicluster domain-containing protein, with amino-acid sequence MLMVIDPARCSGCDDCINACKKTHGVARVRKADRMPVFCLQCHPEKAPCARICPVGAIREVDGALVVDEDACILCKLCMVACPAGMVVLDSEKKSAEKCTLCMDADCLLPACVDACKENVLKLVSVDDLADLRDHMEFSEVLEEAMKIYRGKV; translated from the coding sequence ATGCTGATGGTCATTGACCCTGCAAGGTGCAGTGGCTGCGATGACTGCATAAATGCATGCAAAAAGACCCATGGAGTTGCAAGGGTAAGGAAGGCCGACAGGATGCCTGTATTCTGTCTTCAGTGCCACCCTGAGAAGGCTCCATGTGCAAGGATATGCCCCGTTGGCGCCATAAGGGAGGTTGACGGGGCGCTTGTGGTTGATGAGGACGCATGCATACTCTGCAAGCTATGTATGGTTGCCTGCCCCGCAGGAATGGTGGTCCTTGACTCTGAAAAGAAATCAGCAGAAAAATGTACGCTCTGTATGGATGCCGACTGTCTCTTACCTGCATGTGTGGATGCATGTAAGGAGAATGTCCTTAAACTGGTATCTGTGGATGACCTTGCTGATCTCAGGGATCACATGGAGTTCAGCGAGGTCCTTGAGGAGGCAATGAAGATCTACAGGGGCAAAGTTTAG